In Fluviicola taffensis DSM 16823, the following are encoded in one genomic region:
- a CDS encoding T9SS C-terminal target domain-containing protein, which translates to MPQDAVSWISSANTNGSPCVPTLPGCINVASLPSYDNIAANRKNYLNTPASLILDNSVRRFPDGGSWDTQAAPTYATCNSTCIQPGTSTCTGTATVTVSGGTPPYTYAWDDSQIQTTQTAINLCAGTYNVTVTDNGGLVQVFQATVEDFIPTVSVNLPTEICINANPIAISVSPVAIAGQTGTLTGTGVNTTNFNPGTAGVGSHTVNYFFEDEFGCSNTANDAILVNPLPIVSITNNQSPYCLSNTPAGLVLSPTGGQLTGTGVTTNQFIPSQAGVGTFTLTYTYQDTNGCSNSTTINVQVTAPAPPSLTIPSDLCIDSDTVSMIGNPTGGSFQIDGVASNNQFIAPNEGIGNHIVVYTVTDGNGCIATATENLMVHELPNIVIPVSQNYCYETGFQTVIPTPTGGTFTGDNVIGNGINTTGVIPGTYTVSYSYSDQFGCSNQETANYSITSPIEPNYVYETTCFQGATLVSLTQNPGYTYNWNIENIFAGSGSSYSATFSTPGIYSLTLTITDIFGCSYDSVGVIQIEEGVKIEKLAMPNIITPNGDGINDYFEMPLSLTECFEYEITIVNRWGNLIYQMDKDHPLFDGRTKNGNDLNEGVYFYTLKSDDFDCNDEKFKGICSGNITIVR; encoded by the coding sequence GTGCCACAAGATGCCGTTTCATGGATATCTTCTGCAAATACCAATGGTTCACCATGCGTTCCAACTTTACCCGGTTGCATCAATGTAGCTTCCCTACCAAGTTATGACAATATTGCAGCCAATCGCAAAAATTACTTAAATACTCCCGCATCTTTAATTCTTGACAATTCAGTAAGAAGATTTCCAGATGGAGGTTCTTGGGATACACAAGCAGCACCAACCTATGCAACATGTAACAGCACATGTATTCAGCCAGGAACTTCAACGTGCACGGGAACAGCAACCGTAACTGTTTCTGGTGGAACTCCCCCTTATACTTATGCATGGGACGATTCTCAAATTCAAACGACACAAACGGCAATTAATCTATGTGCAGGAACTTACAATGTTACTGTAACTGATAACGGAGGGCTTGTTCAAGTTTTTCAAGCAACGGTAGAAGATTTTATTCCAACCGTTTCAGTCAATTTACCTACTGAAATTTGTATCAATGCCAATCCAATAGCGATATCCGTGAGTCCAGTTGCAATTGCAGGTCAAACTGGAACTTTGACAGGAACAGGTGTTAATACAACAAACTTTAACCCTGGTACGGCTGGAGTTGGAAGTCATACTGTCAATTATTTCTTTGAAGATGAATTTGGTTGTAGCAATACAGCAAATGATGCAATTCTTGTAAATCCTTTGCCAATTGTTTCCATTACAAATAATCAATCTCCTTATTGTCTTTCAAACACTCCTGCTGGATTAGTTCTTTCACCTACAGGTGGCCAATTAACTGGAACTGGTGTTACAACTAATCAATTTATTCCATCACAAGCTGGGGTTGGAACATTTACACTAACTTATACATATCAAGACACAAACGGTTGCTCAAATTCTACCACTATCAATGTGCAGGTAACTGCTCCAGCTCCTCCAAGTTTAACAATCCCTTCTGATTTGTGTATTGATTCAGATACTGTTAGTATGATTGGAAATCCAACTGGTGGAAGCTTTCAAATTGACGGGGTAGCTTCGAACAATCAATTTATTGCACCAAATGAAGGAATCGGAAATCATATAGTCGTATATACAGTAACTGATGGAAATGGATGCATTGCAACGGCAACCGAAAATTTAATGGTCCACGAACTACCCAACATTGTAATTCCTGTAAGTCAAAATTACTGTTACGAAACTGGATTTCAAACTGTAATCCCAACCCCAACAGGCGGAACATTTACTGGAGATAACGTAATTGGAAATGGAATAAATACTACTGGTGTTATTCCAGGAACATATACTGTTTCGTATTCATACTCAGATCAATTTGGTTGTTCGAATCAAGAAACTGCAAACTATTCAATTACCAGTCCAATTGAACCAAATTACGTTTATGAAACAACTTGTTTTCAGGGAGCAACATTGGTTTCATTAACTCAAAACCCAGGATATACCTACAATTGGAATATTGAGAACATCTTTGCTGGTTCTGGAAGTTCTTATTCTGCCACTTTTAGTACACCAGGAATTTATTCACTGACTTTAACTATCACGGATATTTTTGGATGTTCGTATGATTCAGTGGGTGTTATTCAAATTGAAGAAGGTGTCAAGATAGAAAAATTGGCGATGCCAAACATTATTACTCCTAATGGTGATGGAATAAATGACTATTTTGAAATGCCTCTTTCATTAACCGAATGTTTCGAATATGAAATTACGATTGTAAATAGATGGGGGAATTTAATCTATCAAATGGATAAAGATCATCCGTTATTTGACGGTCGTACTAAAAACGGAAACGACTTAAATGAAGGTGTTTACTTTTACACCCTAAAATCAGATGATTTTGACTGCAATGACGAAAAATTCAAAGGTATTTGTTCTGGTAATATTACAATTGTACGATAA
- a CDS encoding tetratricopeptide repeat protein, which produces MRVLSLIGLLFLIFSCGGNASKKPEKQLTIDQLYKKYPDSVPIMIQHGNLMFERYDFDKSLHDGAKAYRIQPWNTEARFLYANALNNRAERTASDVMSAQQHFKFVINKQPKNLAALVAIATTYAQQGDNEKAFYYSNEALRINKKYRDAYILKGSIYLSLGNTKLAKSSYQTAIDQDPDFFEAYVKLGLMYQAEQDPLCIEYFITASQIRPNNIEVLYNLAYAYQEFDKIPEAQQTYREMLKKDPSFTPPLFQLGWIKQNMESDIDSAVFFYNKTLQKEPRYVEAWHNLGMINEMKGEKYKAIQYYRKALKYNPDFKDSDDAIRRLSK; this is translated from the coding sequence ATGCGCGTACTATCTTTAATTGGTTTACTCTTTCTAATTTTTTCATGCGGTGGAAATGCTTCCAAAAAACCCGAAAAGCAGCTTACCATTGATCAACTTTACAAAAAGTATCCAGATAGTGTTCCTATCATGATTCAACATGGAAACTTAATGTTTGAAAGGTACGATTTTGATAAATCATTACATGATGGAGCAAAGGCTTATAGAATACAGCCGTGGAATACGGAAGCTCGTTTTTTATATGCAAACGCGTTGAATAACAGAGCTGAAAGAACTGCTAGTGATGTAATGTCTGCCCAGCAGCATTTTAAATTCGTGATAAACAAACAACCAAAAAATTTAGCTGCTCTTGTTGCTATTGCTACAACATATGCACAGCAAGGAGATAACGAAAAAGCATTTTACTATAGCAATGAGGCACTCCGGATTAACAAAAAATACAGAGATGCTTATATATTGAAAGGAAGTATTTATTTAAGTTTAGGTAACACCAAACTGGCTAAATCATCGTATCAAACAGCAATTGATCAAGATCCGGATTTCTTTGAGGCTTATGTAAAACTAGGATTAATGTATCAAGCAGAACAAGATCCATTGTGTATTGAGTATTTTATAACGGCCTCTCAAATCCGACCAAATAACATTGAAGTTTTGTATAATTTGGCTTATGCTTATCAAGAATTTGACAAAATTCCCGAAGCACAACAGACATATCGAGAAATGCTCAAAAAAGACCCCAGCTTCACTCCTCCATTATTTCAATTAGGGTGGATTAAACAAAACATGGAATCTGATATTGACAGCGCAGTTTTTTTCTACAATAAAACACTTCAAAAAGAACCAAGATATGTTGAAGCATGGCATAATTTAGGAATGATCAATGAAATGAAAGGAGAAAAATACAAAGCAATTCAATATTACAGAAAAGCCTTGAAATACAATCCTGATTTTAAGGATTCCGATGATGCTATCAGACGACTATCAAAATGA
- a CDS encoding saccharopine dehydrogenase family protein: MKRILLLGAGLSASTLIKYLLDHADENNWQLRVVDRSLDLVKHKLGGNPNGVALSFNALDRNERWEELLQADLVISMLPARFHIEIAKDCLELKKHLITPSYISPEMSALNEEVRNAGLIFMNEIGVDPGLDHMSAMRIIDSIKGQGGDIIGFKSYCGGLVAPESDTNPWNYKFTWNPRNVVLAAQGGMACYIDRHQYKYIPYTQVFTRLDTISIDGYGDFEGYANRDSLSYRHIYGLDDIPTIYRGTLRKPGFSKDWNVFVQLGLTDDHLIVQDSENLTPRTFINAFLPFEEETPVEEKWMNACFPLGITDISKYEWLGLFDGSTKLGLKDATAAQILEKILWDKWVLEPHDKDMLVMVHQFTFLLNEEKRFIESSMVNLGDDQEHTAMSKTVGYPVGICAKLILNHQISERGVLLPIKPEVYNPILDELEELGITFQELEKVV, encoded by the coding sequence ATGAAACGAATTCTGCTTTTAGGCGCTGGGCTCTCTGCTTCTACTCTTATTAAATACTTGTTGGATCATGCTGACGAAAACAATTGGCAACTCCGTGTTGTTGATCGATCTTTGGATTTGGTGAAACACAAGTTGGGCGGCAATCCGAATGGTGTTGCACTTTCATTTAATGCATTAGATCGTAATGAACGTTGGGAAGAATTACTGCAAGCTGATTTGGTTATTTCAATGCTTCCAGCCCGATTTCATATTGAAATTGCAAAGGATTGTTTGGAATTAAAGAAGCATTTAATTACACCTTCTTACATTTCTCCTGAAATGAGCGCCTTAAACGAGGAAGTACGTAATGCCGGTTTGATTTTTATGAATGAAATAGGTGTAGATCCAGGACTTGATCACATGAGCGCTATGCGTATTATTGATTCAATCAAGGGTCAGGGTGGAGATATTATCGGATTCAAATCATACTGTGGTGGACTAGTAGCCCCAGAAAGCGATACGAATCCATGGAATTATAAATTCACATGGAATCCCAGAAATGTGGTTCTAGCAGCACAAGGGGGAATGGCTTGCTACATTGATAGACATCAGTATAAATACATTCCTTACACTCAGGTTTTTACTCGTTTGGATACCATATCGATTGATGGATATGGTGATTTTGAAGGGTATGCGAATAGAGATTCGTTGTCTTACCGACACATCTATGGTTTGGATGATATTCCAACGATTTATCGAGGAACATTGCGCAAACCAGGTTTTAGTAAAGATTGGAATGTATTTGTTCAATTGGGTTTAACAGATGACCATTTAATTGTACAAGATTCAGAAAACCTAACACCAAGAACTTTTATCAATGCCTTTCTTCCTTTTGAAGAGGAAACGCCTGTTGAAGAGAAATGGATGAATGCTTGCTTCCCTTTAGGAATTACGGATATTTCAAAATATGAATGGTTAGGTTTATTTGATGGTTCAACGAAGTTGGGATTGAAAGACGCCACTGCCGCACAAATTTTAGAAAAGATATTATGGGATAAGTGGGTTTTAGAGCCTCATGATAAAGATATGTTGGTAATGGTCCATCAATTTACTTTTCTCTTAAATGAAGAAAAGCGATTTATCGAATCTTCTATGGTGAATTTGGGAGATGATCAAGAACATACCGCAATGTCTAAAACGGTTGGCTATCCTGTTGGTATTTGCGCAAAGCTAATTCTAAACCATCAGATTTCGGAAAGAGGTGTGTTATTGCCTATTAAACCAGAAGTTTACAATCCAATTTTAGATGAATTAGAAGAATTGGGTATTACTTTTCAAGAATTAGAGAAAGTGGTTTAA
- a CDS encoding META domain-containing protein: protein MKSIGVMMVWLFIQSSVFGQTTIRMTVKEECVPCRRMMAQTCFQVMKDGSKTWELFYDRITGFEYVAGNRYVIEVIETPRPEPVPQDLSRNTYRLGKIISVTPMISKSEGAIYKVIKMNGKELTDVDVTMSFDSTFQKVSGKSGCNNFMASVKLNKKQTKICVKEAAGTKMACSGLPSEVETAFLASFSNKKFKIAKKEGLMIWTAKKKEVFVLKAIEKPVLDGETVPSVRPEKTPWNYFDQQELRLIQMDGNEVVHSKAGIKMDVANNSFTGSNGCNRISGTMKTTRNTVMFSDVFSTKMMCADELVASTEKRFMEILSGKKLTVDFAEQVLNIYDESGKLVLMFAVSANK from the coding sequence ATGAAAAGCATTGGTGTAATGATGGTTTGGTTGTTTATACAATCAAGTGTTTTTGGACAAACAACTATCCGTATGACTGTCAAAGAAGAATGCGTGCCTTGCCGCAGAATGATGGCTCAAACGTGTTTTCAAGTGATGAAAGATGGCTCAAAAACTTGGGAGCTTTTTTATGACCGAATTACTGGATTTGAATATGTGGCTGGCAACAGATATGTAATCGAAGTTATAGAAACTCCGCGCCCAGAACCCGTTCCACAAGATTTATCACGGAATACCTATCGACTGGGAAAAATAATTTCTGTTACTCCGATGATTAGCAAAAGTGAGGGGGCTATTTATAAAGTGATTAAAATGAATGGAAAGGAACTCACAGATGTAGACGTTACTATGAGTTTTGATAGCACTTTTCAAAAAGTAAGTGGAAAAAGTGGTTGTAACAACTTCATGGCCTCTGTGAAATTGAATAAAAAGCAAACAAAAATTTGTGTGAAAGAAGCTGCTGGAACGAAAATGGCTTGTTCTGGATTACCTAGTGAAGTTGAAACAGCTTTTTTAGCTTCATTCTCAAACAAGAAATTCAAGATTGCTAAAAAAGAGGGATTAATGATTTGGACTGCAAAAAAGAAGGAGGTATTTGTTTTAAAGGCAATTGAAAAACCAGTATTAGATGGCGAAACTGTTCCAAGCGTAAGACCAGAGAAAACACCGTGGAATTATTTTGATCAACAAGAGTTGAGATTAATACAAATGGATGGAAATGAGGTTGTTCATTCAAAAGCTGGAATTAAAATGGATGTGGCTAATAATTCCTTTACTGGAAGTAATGGTTGTAATCGTATTTCAGGAACTATGAAAACAACCAGAAATACAGTCATGTTTTCAGATGTGTTTTCTACCAAAATGATGTGTGCAGACGAACTTGTTGCTTCAACGGAAAAGCGTTTTATGGAGATATTGAGCGGGAAGAAACTCACAGTAGATTTCGCAGAACAAGTACTCAATATCTACGACGAATCAGGGAAACTCGTATTAATGTTCGCTGTAAGCGCAAACAAATAA
- a CDS encoding T9SS type A sorting domain-containing protein: MKISTLLLSCILSATAAFGQTPCQTGRYASDVYSTVNVTSDIQYGSNISFSGSTTSLTMDFYEPAADTSVARPLIIWVHGGSFQGGTKTDVDVQELSNRFAKKGFACASINYRLGFFPLDSVNAIKAVLRATQDLKATIRFFYKDRATTNAYKIDTTRIFIGGSSAGAITALHVAYLDQACEIQDYIGSTDLNTLGGIEGASGNPGYSTKVAGVINLCGALGRYSWLEAGDIPLVSLHGTADATVKYNRGTVTPFGVAIMYLDGSRMLIERSCALNHPHKLYTFRGAPHVPYAGGGATQIAYMDTTVNFVRDFLVERLGCTNMALQPENVPSQTANLYPINYCNGSPVNEVCILGLAENTAANEMILYPNPASSQVTIQCDSEGAKTISVIDISGRTVMSQEMNENGYTLSVRDLNKGTYFVHVLDHGNQKALVKQLVIQ; this comes from the coding sequence ATGAAAATTTCTACTTTACTTTTATCATGTATCTTATCTGCTACTGCTGCATTTGGCCAAACGCCTTGTCAGACTGGAAGATATGCCTCTGATGTTTATTCTACTGTAAACGTTACTAGTGATATCCAATACGGATCGAACATCTCTTTCTCGGGTTCAACGACCTCATTGACTATGGATTTCTATGAACCAGCTGCAGATACTTCTGTGGCGAGACCTTTAATTATTTGGGTGCATGGAGGAAGCTTCCAAGGTGGTACAAAAACAGATGTCGATGTTCAGGAATTGTCTAATCGCTTTGCTAAAAAAGGATTTGCCTGTGCGTCCATTAATTACCGCTTAGGTTTTTTTCCTCTTGATTCCGTAAATGCAATCAAAGCAGTTCTTCGTGCTACGCAGGATTTGAAAGCAACTATCCGCTTTTTTTACAAGGACAGAGCAACTACGAATGCTTACAAGATCGATACCACTCGTATTTTTATCGGGGGTAGTTCTGCCGGAGCAATTACAGCATTGCATGTAGCATACCTGGACCAGGCTTGTGAAATTCAGGATTACATTGGTTCTACTGATCTGAATACTCTTGGAGGAATCGAAGGCGCTAGTGGGAATCCAGGTTATTCTACCAAAGTTGCTGGAGTAATCAATCTGTGCGGAGCATTGGGTCGTTACAGTTGGTTAGAAGCTGGAGATATTCCTCTGGTATCTCTTCATGGAACAGCAGATGCAACCGTAAAATACAATCGTGGAACTGTAACTCCTTTTGGAGTTGCGATTATGTACCTGGATGGAAGCCGCATGCTGATCGAAAGAAGTTGCGCTTTGAATCACCCGCACAAATTGTATACTTTCAGAGGGGCTCCTCATGTTCCATACGCAGGAGGGGGCGCTACACAAATTGCGTATATGGATACAACTGTAAATTTCGTGAGAGATTTCTTGGTAGAAAGACTTGGATGTACAAATATGGCACTTCAACCGGAAAATGTACCTTCACAAACAGCTAATCTTTACCCGATCAATTACTGTAACGGAAGTCCGGTAAACGAAGTATGTATCTTAGGATTAGCTGAAAATACAGCGGCAAATGAAATGATCTTGTATCCGAATCCTGCTTCAAGCCAGGTAACTATTCAATGTGATTCCGAAGGAGCGAAAACAATCTCGGTGATTGACATTTCAGGAAGAACAGTTATGAGCCAGGAAATGAATGAAAACGGTTATACATTATCTGTTCGCGATTTAAACAAAGGAACTTATTTTGTTCACGTTTTGGATCATGGTAATCAGAAAGCATTGGTGAAACAATTAGTGATTCAGTAA
- a CDS encoding lipase, with translation MKEIITGILALIVIGIGTLGLNSCKPKYKEPSSSAGEIDASRFVMIGGSHTAGYMDDGLYYEGQENSIANLISLKLQVVGSGAFYQPMMSVNSVGVNASGMAHLKLGYKTDCLGVTSLSPVRIAASGDVAALSSNIYNASQPFGNFGIPGMTVTAVNVSSYGSANSFFGRMNSSSSATVLADATVSDPTCFAVFLGIEDLLPFVQKGASNGSMTSVANFSLAYENIVSTLTANGAKGIVSLIPDITEMPYFTTVPWNGLNLTPDKVTSLNNIYNPIGISFQEGANGFMIEDPGAGAFNVRHMEPGELVLLSTPLDSVKCNLMGSAFPFRDEFVLTLDELTAIRARIAEYNAVITNIATAHNLAIARTNDLVNTLQKGMVYNGITLSAKFVSGGAYSLDGIHFNAKGNAIIANEFIRALNVKYKAQIPSLNAVNYSSTIFP, from the coding sequence ATGAAAGAAATTATAACAGGAATTTTAGCGCTAATAGTTATTGGAATCGGAACACTTGGATTGAATTCGTGCAAACCTAAATACAAAGAACCAAGTAGTTCGGCTGGCGAGATAGACGCATCACGCTTTGTGATGATTGGTGGCTCTCACACGGCTGGTTATATGGACGATGGGTTGTACTACGAAGGACAAGAAAACTCAATCGCGAATTTGATCAGCCTAAAGTTGCAAGTTGTGGGTTCGGGGGCTTTCTATCAGCCGATGATGTCTGTCAATTCTGTTGGTGTAAATGCTTCTGGGATGGCACATTTGAAATTGGGTTACAAAACAGATTGTTTGGGAGTTACTTCTCTTTCCCCTGTTCGAATTGCTGCTAGTGGAGATGTTGCTGCATTGAGCAGTAATATCTATAACGCGAGCCAGCCTTTTGGAAATTTTGGAATTCCAGGAATGACCGTAACTGCTGTCAATGTTTCTTCTTATGGATCGGCTAATTCGTTCTTTGGAAGAATGAATTCTTCGTCAAGTGCGACTGTTTTGGCGGATGCAACTGTTTCAGATCCCACTTGTTTTGCAGTCTTTTTAGGAATAGAAGATTTGCTTCCCTTTGTGCAAAAAGGTGCAAGTAATGGAAGTATGACAAGTGTTGCTAATTTTAGTTTGGCTTACGAAAATATTGTATCAACGCTAACAGCAAATGGTGCAAAAGGGATTGTCTCATTGATTCCGGATATTACCGAAATGCCTTATTTTACAACTGTTCCTTGGAACGGATTGAATTTAACTCCAGACAAAGTCACTTCATTGAACAATATTTACAATCCGATCGGAATTTCTTTTCAGGAAGGAGCGAATGGATTTATGATCGAGGATCCCGGAGCAGGAGCATTTAATGTAAGACACATGGAACCGGGAGAATTGGTGTTGCTAAGTACTCCGTTGGATTCAGTTAAATGTAATTTAATGGGTTCTGCTTTCCCTTTTAGAGATGAATTTGTTTTAACACTTGATGAATTGACAGCAATCAGAGCAAGAATTGCTGAATATAATGCGGTGATAACAAATATTGCCACTGCTCATAATTTAGCTATTGCTCGGACAAATGATTTGGTGAATACTTTGCAAAAAGGAATGGTTTACAACGGAATTACTCTAAGTGCCAAATTTGTTTCCGGTGGAGCGTATTCTTTGGATGGAATTCACTTCAATGCGAAGGGAAATGCCATTATTGCTAACGAATTTATTCGTGCTTTAAATGTGAAATACAAAGCGCAGATTCCATCCTTAAATGCTGTAAATTACTCATCAACTATATTTCCTTAA
- a CDS encoding OmpP1/FadL family transporter, with protein sequence MKKTILLICSSIAVFNSFSQGFQVNFQGQKQQGMGLAGTALSEDASALFFNPGGVAFVKKSEINGGFSPIFANTLFVDSASGGGYRTKSPMGTPFSAYALFNFKKAEKLKVGLAVYTPFGSTIEYEDAWIGRFALTKLSLKSIYFQPTVSYKITEHFGFGAGFVISTGSVNLQKDIPVQFADGSYAHAELSGKALGFGYNLGLSAKVNEHFSLGLTYRSQVSMKVKKGEATFTVPESLSANFPNGPFTSSLPLPSVLTLGGSYDTGKKWQFVLDINYVGWKSYDTLAFDYETNTASLADTKSARKYKNIFAFRGGVNYKITEMISIRLGGGYGFSPVQNGYLTPESPDNNRVYGTGGLGFKFNEHFNLDLSFYGTKIKRTDRNLESNLNGTFTTIALSPGIGLSYKW encoded by the coding sequence ATGAAAAAAACAATACTACTTATTTGCAGTTCAATAGCTGTGTTTAATTCCTTTTCGCAAGGATTTCAAGTCAATTTTCAAGGTCAAAAACAGCAGGGAATGGGTCTTGCAGGAACAGCGCTTTCAGAAGATGCTTCTGCATTGTTTTTTAATCCTGGTGGGGTTGCCTTTGTCAAGAAAAGCGAAATAAATGGGGGATTCTCACCAATTTTCGCAAACACCTTGTTTGTTGATTCCGCTTCAGGAGGTGGATACAGAACAAAATCTCCTATGGGAACACCATTTTCAGCGTATGCACTTTTTAATTTTAAGAAAGCGGAAAAATTGAAAGTTGGTTTAGCAGTTTACACCCCTTTCGGAAGTACCATCGAATATGAAGATGCCTGGATTGGAAGATTTGCGCTAACTAAATTGTCTTTGAAGTCTATTTATTTTCAGCCAACGGTTTCATATAAAATTACTGAACACTTTGGTTTTGGAGCTGGATTTGTCATCTCAACGGGATCGGTGAATCTTCAAAAGGATATTCCAGTTCAATTTGCAGATGGATCATACGCACATGCTGAACTTTCTGGTAAAGCACTTGGATTTGGCTATAATTTAGGATTGAGTGCTAAAGTAAATGAGCATTTTTCGTTGGGATTAACTTATCGTTCACAGGTTTCTATGAAAGTGAAAAAAGGTGAAGCAACATTCACCGTTCCAGAATCATTGAGTGCAAATTTCCCCAATGGACCTTTTACTTCATCGCTTCCTTTACCTAGCGTGTTGACTTTGGGAGGGTCTTATGACACAGGTAAAAAATGGCAATTCGTTTTAGATATCAATTATGTTGGCTGGAAATCTTATGATACTTTGGCATTCGATTATGAAACCAATACTGCAAGTTTGGCAGATACAAAATCAGCAAGAAAGTACAAGAACATCTTTGCTTTTCGAGGAGGAGTAAATTATAAAATTACTGAAATGATTAGTATTCGACTGGGTGGAGGATACGGATTTTCACCTGTTCAAAATGGTTATTTAACACCAGAATCACCAGACAATAACCGAGTTTATGGAACAGGTGGTTTGGGCTTCAAGTTCAACGAACATTTCAATTTGGATTTGTCTTTTTATGGAACAAAAATTAAACGAACAGATCGAAATTTAGAATCAAATTTAAACGGAACTTTTACAACAATTGCGCTTTCTCCAGGAATTGGTTTAAGCTATAAATGGTAA
- the mnmE gene encoding tRNA uridine-5-carboxymethylaminomethyl(34) synthesis GTPase MnmE produces MISPKTICALSTAPGMGAIALIRLSGKDSIDILSRVAGKSFENTPSHSAHFLRLKKVDGSVLDEVVVTVFHEGHSFTGENTVEIACHGSLFIQQEIINLFLASGCELAKPGEFTMRAFLNGRMDLSQAEAVSDLIASESARSHEVAMNQMRGSFSNELKDLREKLIHFASLVELELDFAEEDVEFADRTELLALVTEVLAYVRKLIQSFELGNVLKNGVPVAIVGAPNTGKSTLLNQLLGEDRAIVSNIAGTTRDVIEETLNIDGILFRLIDTAGIREEAAEEIEALGIQRSLDKIKQAKIVLMLSDFSGENSQSEGHLSMDSNTTGQWADEQATIHSGAHFLVIGNKYDLRADQINSPWEFQTPFLPISAKNGSGIPELKAWLSQQILGSFNTQSDTIVSNARHLDALLKTQDSLEKAKWGLETNITADFVAMDIRQAMFWLGSITGQISEDDLLANIFSKFCIGK; encoded by the coding sequence ATGATTTCTCCAAAAACCATTTGTGCCTTATCTACTGCTCCAGGAATGGGGGCTATTGCATTGATCCGTTTATCGGGTAAGGATTCGATTGATATTTTAAGTCGAGTTGCTGGAAAATCGTTTGAGAATACACCTTCTCACAGTGCTCATTTCCTGCGTTTGAAAAAAGTAGATGGTTCTGTTTTGGATGAGGTTGTGGTGACCGTTTTTCACGAAGGGCATAGTTTTACGGGGGAAAATACGGTTGAAATTGCCTGTCATGGTTCCCTGTTTATTCAGCAGGAAATAATCAATTTGTTCCTAGCGAGTGGTTGCGAATTGGCTAAACCAGGTGAATTTACGATGCGTGCCTTTTTGAATGGAAGAATGGATTTGAGCCAGGCAGAAGCAGTTTCTGATTTGATAGCTTCCGAATCGGCTCGCTCTCATGAAGTAGCCATGAATCAAATGCGTGGGTCTTTTTCCAATGAATTGAAAGACCTGCGTGAAAAGTTGATTCATTTTGCTTCGTTGGTAGAATTGGAGCTCGATTTTGCCGAAGAAGATGTAGAATTTGCTGATAGAACAGAATTACTTGCTTTGGTGACGGAGGTTTTAGCTTATGTGCGCAAACTGATTCAGTCTTTTGAATTGGGGAATGTCTTGAAAAATGGAGTTCCTGTTGCCATTGTTGGTGCTCCAAATACGGGGAAAAGTACGCTTTTGAATCAACTACTTGGCGAAGATAGAGCAATTGTGAGCAATATTGCTGGAACTACGCGTGATGTGATTGAAGAAACGTTAAATATCGATGGAATTCTTTTTCGCTTAATCGACACCGCAGGAATTCGGGAAGAAGCAGCAGAAGAAATTGAAGCTCTTGGAATTCAACGTTCGTTGGATAAAATCAAACAAGCCAAAATTGTATTGATGTTGAGCGATTTTAGTGGAGAAAACTCCCAATCGGAAGGACATCTCTCTATGGATTCCAATACTACAGGTCAGTGGGCAGATGAACAAGCAACGATTCATTCGGGTGCACATTTCTTAGTAATTGGTAACAAATACGATTTGCGGGCAGACCAAATCAATAGTCCCTGGGAATTTCAAACACCATTCTTACCCATTAGCGCCAAAAATGGAAGTGGAATTCCAGAGTTGAAAGCGTGGCTATCGCAGCAAATTTTGGGTTCTTTTAATACGCAATCGGATACAATTGTTAGTAATGCACGCCATCTAGATGCTCTTTTGAAAACACAAGATTCACTTGAAAAAGCTAAATGGGGATTGGAAACAAACATCACTGCAGATTTTGTTGCTATGGATATCCGACAAGCCATGTTTTGGTTGGGAAGTATTACGGGTCAGATTTCAGAAGACGATTTGCTGGCAAATATTTTTAGCAAGTTTTGTATCGGAAAGTAG